From a region of the Poecile atricapillus isolate bPoeAtr1 chromosome 4, bPoeAtr1.hap1, whole genome shotgun sequence genome:
- the SPP1 gene encoding osteopontin isoform X1: MKEAILCLCLISITAAWPVIQSKQHAISASSEEKYDSRGHHLHRYHKDHENSQSQESQQHPQSDLASSQQTLYSSEESVDVPEQLHFPDVSSKSHEDVDDDDDDDGNDSNDTDESEEVVTSFPTDIPVTEPFPTFPFTQGDNAGRGDSVAYRMRAKATLLKSIKLHKAAKKLIYDATEEDESYMDADGQRSVSREDSASRSSLRKHASSVWSDQSHGRDSSEQDSDPRHRSLENDSWHKSASHEAEGDSSKSGVRGDSLSSTETKERGDSHPSVESRESRDRVSAELSDGISNQTLESAEDSQDRHSIESNEVTL; this comes from the exons GTGATTCAATCCAAGCAGCATGCCATTTCTGCcagctctgaagaaaaatat GACTCCAGGGGCCATCACTTGCACAGGTATCACAAGGACCATGAGAATTCTCAGTCCCAGGAGAGTCAGCAGCACCCACAGAGTGACCTGGCATCATCTCAGCAG ACCCTTTACTCTTCAGAAGAAAGCGTGGATGTCCCAGAACAACTG cacTTTCCTGATGTGTCAAGCAAGAGCCATGAAGATGTggatgatgatgacgatgatgatggCAATGATTCCAATGACACGGATGAATCTGAAGAGGTTGTCACAAGTTTTCCCACAGACATTCCAGTAACTGAACCGTTCCCCACTTTCCCTTTCACCCAGGGAGACAATGCTGGCAGAGGTGACAGTGTGGCCTACAGGATGAGGGCAAAAGCCACACTGTTGAAGTCTATCAAGCTCCACAAAGCTGCCAAAAAG CTCATCTACGATGCCACTGAGGAAGATGAGAGCTACATGGATGCAGACGGCCAGCGCTCTGTCTCCCGCGAGGATTCTGCTTCTCGCAGCTCCCTGAGGAAGCACGCCAGCAGCGTATGGTCTGACCAGAGCCACGGGAGGGACAGCAGCGAGCAGGACAGCGATCCGCGCCACCGCAGCTTGGAAAACGACAGCTGGCACAAATCCGCCAGCCACGAGGCAGAAGGCGACAGTAGCAAGTCTGGAGTCAGAGGGGACAGCCTCTCGAGTACGGAAACCAAGGAGAGAGGGGACAGCCACCCGAGTGTGGAAAGCAGGGAGAGTCGGGACCGCGTGTCAGCTGAGCTCTCTGACGGTATCAGCAATCAAActctggaaagtgccgaggATTCTCAAGATCGTCACAGCATCGAAAGTAACGAAGTCACCCTTTAA
- the PKD2 gene encoding polycystin-2 isoform X2 yields MAGGGGGRRGREQLELERLGQAARPGSCPPSPPLSACSRQAWSRDNPGFEPEEDAAAAPAGPAGPVLEMDVEWGSRAASSPGSGAGGPAGGGRRARRGPAGRGGAEGPGRLPGPPDGAAPRRAAWAKRLARRLRGLWGTRLMEESNTSRERYLKSVLRELITYMVFLVVLCVLTYGTVSSSMYYHTRVMSQLFLETPVSKTERTDFKTLSSMDDFWKFTEGPLLDGLYWEMWYNNETMAENKSFIYYENLLLGVPRIRQLKVRNGSCSIPEDLKDEIKDCYDVYSVANEDTAPFGLQNGTAWTYTSEKDLNGSSHWGLIATYSGAGYYQDLSRTREVTALQIASLKKNLWLDRGTRAAFIDFSVYNANINLFCVVKLLVEFPATGGLVTSWQFQPVRLLHYISTFDFFLAACEMSFCLFVLYYMVEEVLEIRIHRLRYFRSLWNCLDILIIVLSVVAIGISIYRTSTVDMLLKKLLEDQNSFPNFEPLAYWQMQFNNIAAVTVFFVWIKLFKFVNFNRTMSQLSTTMSRCVKDVIGFAFMFFIIFLAYAQLAYLVFGTQIDDFSTFQDCIFTQFRIILGDFNFTEVEEANRILGPIYFTTFVFFMFFILLNMFLAIINDTYSEVKSDMAQQKAEMELSDLIRKGYNKAMIKLKLKKTTVDDISESLRQGGGKLNFDELRQDLKGKGHTDAEIEAIFTKYDQDGDQELTEHEHQQMRDDLEKEREDLDLNRSSLPRHLSSRSFLRSLDDSEEDEDEDSGHSSRRRGSSSSGVSYEEFQVLMRRVDRMEHSIGSIVSKIDAVIVKLEAMERSRLKRRDVLGRLLDGVTEDERLGRDSEIHREQMERLVREELERWESDDTASQMSHRLGTPLGLNGQPRSRNSRPSSSQSDGVDAGAGNGGNNIHV; encoded by the exons atggcgggcggcggcggcggccggcgcgggcgggagcagctggagctggagcggCTGGGCCAGGCGGCGCGGCCCGGCTCCTGCCCGCCGTCGCCGCCGCTCTCCGCCTGCTCGCGGCAGGCCTGGAGCCGGGACAACCCGGGCTTCGAGCCTGAGGAGgacgcggcggcggcgccggctGGGCCGGCGGGGCCGGTGCTGGAGATGGACGTGGAGTGGGGCAGCCGAGCCGCGTCGTCGCCGGGCAGCGGCGCGGGGGGCCCGGCGGGCGGtgggcggcgggcgcggcggggcccggcggggcgcGGAGGGGCCGAGGGGCCAGGCCGCCTCCCGGGGCCGCCAGACGGAGCCGCGCCCcgcagagcagcctgggccaAGCGCCTGGCGCGGAGACTGCGAG GTCTGTGGGGTACAAGACTCATGGAAGAGAGCAACACCAGCAGAGAGCGGTACTTGAAAAGTGTTTTACGGGAGCTGATCACATACATGGTTTTCCTCGTGGTACTGTGTGTCT tgacttatgGGACAGTGAGTTCCAGTATGTACTATCATACAAGGGTTATGTCACAGCTCTTCCTGGAAACACCTGTGTCAAAAACGGAGAGAACTGATTTCAAAACTTTGTCCTCAATGGATGACTTCTGGAAG TTCACAGAAGGCCCTCTGCTGGATGGTCTTTACTGGGAGATGTGGTACAACAACGAAACCAtggcagaaaacaaaagctTCATTTATTATGAGAACCTGCTCCTAGGGGTGCCTCGCATTCGGCAGCTGAAAGTCAGAAATGGTTCATGCTCCATACCTGAAGATTTAAAGGATGAAATCAAAGACTGCTATGATGTCTATTCTGTAGCTAATGAAGATACTGCTCCTTTTGGACTCCAGAATGGAACTGC CTGGACATACACCAGTGAGAAGGATTTGAATGGGAGCAGCCACTGGGGCTTGATTGCCACATACAGCGGGGCTGGTTATTACCAAGACCTCTCGAGGACCAGAGAAGTGACAGCTCTGCAGATTGCGAGCCTGAAGAAGAACCTGTGGCTGGACAGAGGGACCAGAGCAGCCTTCATTGATTTCTCTGTGTACAATGCAAACATCAACCTATTCTGCGTGGTCAA gtTGCTAGTGGAGTTTCCAGCCACTGGAGGCCTGGTTACATCTTGGCAGTTTCAGCCTGTGAGGCTGCTTCATTACATCTCCACTTTTGATTTTTTCCTGGCAGCCTGTGAAATGTCCTTCTGTCTTTTTGTTCTGTATTATATGGTGGAGGAGGTCTTAGAAATTCGCATTCATAGACTGCGCTACTTCAGAAGTCTTTGGAATTGCCTTGATATCCTTATCATTGTG CTGTCTGTGGTAGCTATAGGAATTAGCATCTATAGGACATCAACTGTTGATATGCTCCTGAAGAAGTTGCTGGAAGATCAGAACTCATTCCCCAATTTCGAACCCTTGGCATATTGGCAAATGCAGTTCAACAACATTGCTGCAGTCACTGTGTTTTTTGTCTGGATTAAG ctTTTCAAATTTGTTAACTTCAACAGAACAATGAGCCAGTTATCCACCACAATGTCTCGCTGCGTCAAAGATGTCATTGGCTTTGCCtttatgttttttattattttcttagcATATGCTCAGTTAGCCTACCTTGTCTTTGGCACTCAAATTGATGACTTCAGCACTTTCCAGGACTGCAT atttacTCAATTCCGCATCATTTTGGGAGACTTCAATTTCACAGAGGTTGAAGAAGCTAATCGAATTTTGGGACCCATTTATTTCACTACATTTGTGTTCTTTATGTTCTTCATTCTTTTG AACATGTTTTTGGCCATTATCAATGATACCTACTCTGAAGTCAAATCAGATATGGCACAACAGAAGGCAGAAATGGAATTGTCTGACCTTATCAGGAAG GGCTATAACAAAGCCATGATCAAACTTAAATTGAAGAAAACTACTGTTGATGACATTTCAGAAAGTCTGAGACAAGGTGGAGGAAAACTCAACTTTGATGAACTCCGGCAGGATCTCAAAGG GAAGGGCCACACGGATGCAGAGATTGAAGCAATATTTACCAAATACGATCAGGATGGGGACCAGGAATTGACAGAGCATGAACATCAGCAGATGAGAGATGATCTGGAGAAAGAGAGG GAGGATCTGGACCTAAATAGGAGTTCTCTGCCACGTCATCTGAGCAGCCGCAGCTTCCTCCGGAGCTTGGATGACTccgaggaggatgaggatgaagacagtggacacagctccaggaggaggGGCAGCAGCTCTAGTGGGGTTTCCTATGAAGAGTTCCAAGT ACTCATGAGGCGGGTGGATCGCATGGAGCATTCCATTGGCAGTATTGTCTCCAAGATTGATGCCGTTATTGTGAAGCTGGAAGCCATGGAGAGGTCCAGGCTAAAAAGAAGAGATGTGTTGGGAAGGCTGTTAGATGGAGTGACAGAG GATGAAAGACTGGGCCGGGACAGTGAAATCCACAGGGAACAAATGGAGCGGCTGGTGCGAGAGGAGCTGGAGCGCTGGGAGTCAGATGATACGGCCTCCCAAATGAGCCATCGCCTGGGAACACCCCTGGGACTGAACGGCCAACCTCGCTCCAGGAACTCCCGGCCATCGTCTTCCCAGTCAGATGGTGTTgatgcaggagcaggaaatggGGGGAACAACATCCATGTGTAG
- the SPP1 gene encoding osteopontin isoform X2 produces MKEAILCLCLISITAAWPVIQSKQHAISASSEEKYDSRGHHLHRYHKDHENSQSQESQQHPQSDLASSQQTLYSSEESVDVPEQLGDNAGRGDSVAYRMRAKATLLKSIKLHKAAKKLIYDATEEDESYMDADGQRSVSREDSASRSSLRKHASSVWSDQSHGRDSSEQDSDPRHRSLENDSWHKSASHEAEGDSSKSGVRGDSLSSTETKERGDSHPSVESRESRDRVSAELSDGISNQTLESAEDSQDRHSIESNEVTL; encoded by the exons GTGATTCAATCCAAGCAGCATGCCATTTCTGCcagctctgaagaaaaatat GACTCCAGGGGCCATCACTTGCACAGGTATCACAAGGACCATGAGAATTCTCAGTCCCAGGAGAGTCAGCAGCACCCACAGAGTGACCTGGCATCATCTCAGCAG ACCCTTTACTCTTCAGAAGAAAGCGTGGATGTCCCAGAACAACTG GGAGACAATGCTGGCAGAGGTGACAGTGTGGCCTACAGGATGAGGGCAAAAGCCACACTGTTGAAGTCTATCAAGCTCCACAAAGCTGCCAAAAAG CTCATCTACGATGCCACTGAGGAAGATGAGAGCTACATGGATGCAGACGGCCAGCGCTCTGTCTCCCGCGAGGATTCTGCTTCTCGCAGCTCCCTGAGGAAGCACGCCAGCAGCGTATGGTCTGACCAGAGCCACGGGAGGGACAGCAGCGAGCAGGACAGCGATCCGCGCCACCGCAGCTTGGAAAACGACAGCTGGCACAAATCCGCCAGCCACGAGGCAGAAGGCGACAGTAGCAAGTCTGGAGTCAGAGGGGACAGCCTCTCGAGTACGGAAACCAAGGAGAGAGGGGACAGCCACCCGAGTGTGGAAAGCAGGGAGAGTCGGGACCGCGTGTCAGCTGAGCTCTCTGACGGTATCAGCAATCAAActctggaaagtgccgaggATTCTCAAGATCGTCACAGCATCGAAAGTAACGAAGTCACCCTTTAA
- the PKD2 gene encoding polycystin-2 isoform X1, with amino-acid sequence MAGGGGGRRGREQLELERLGQAARPGSCPPSPPLSACSRQAWSRDNPGFEPEEDAAAAPAGPAGPVLEMDVEWGSRAASSPGSGAGGPAGGGRRARRGPAGRGGAEGPGRLPGPPDGAAPRRAAWAKRLARRLRGLWGTRLMEESNTSRERYLKSVLRELITYMVFLVVLCVLTYGTVSSSMYYHTRVMSQLFLETPVSKTERTDFKTLSSMDDFWKFTEGPLLDGLYWEMWYNNETMAENKSFIYYENLLLGVPRIRQLKVRNGSCSIPEDLKDEIKDCYDVYSVANEDTAPFGLQNGTAWTYTSEKDLNGSSHWGLIATYSGAGYYQDLSRTREVTALQIASLKKNLWLDRGTRAAFIDFSVYNANINLFCVVKLLVEFPATGGLVTSWQFQPVRLLHYISTFDFFLAACEMSFCLFVLYYMVEEVLEIRIHRLRYFRSLWNCLDILIIVLSVVAIGISIYRTSTVDMLLKKLLEDQNSFPNFEPLAYWQMQFNNIAAVTVFFVWIKLFKFVNFNRTMSQLSTTMSRCVKDVIGFAFMFFIIFLAYAQLAYLVFGTQIDDFSTFQDCIFTQFRIILGDFNFTEVEEANRILGPIYFTTFVFFMFFILLNMFLAIINDTYSEVKSDMAQQKAEMELSDLIRKGYNKAMIKLKLKKTTVDDISESLRQGGGKLNFDELRQDLKGKGHTDAEIEAIFTKYDQDGDQELTEHEHQQMRDDLEKERDLDLNRSSLPRHLSSRSFLRSLDDSEEDEDEDSGHSSRRRGSSSSGVSYEEFQVLMRRVDRMEHSIGSIVSKIDAVIVKLEAMERSRLKRRDVLGRLLDGVTEDERLGRDSEIHREQMERLVREELERWESDDTASQMSHRLGTPLGLNGQPRSRNSRPSSSQSDGVDAGAGNGGNNIHV; translated from the exons atggcgggcggcggcggcggccggcgcgggcgggagcagctggagctggagcggCTGGGCCAGGCGGCGCGGCCCGGCTCCTGCCCGCCGTCGCCGCCGCTCTCCGCCTGCTCGCGGCAGGCCTGGAGCCGGGACAACCCGGGCTTCGAGCCTGAGGAGgacgcggcggcggcgccggctGGGCCGGCGGGGCCGGTGCTGGAGATGGACGTGGAGTGGGGCAGCCGAGCCGCGTCGTCGCCGGGCAGCGGCGCGGGGGGCCCGGCGGGCGGtgggcggcgggcgcggcggggcccggcggggcgcGGAGGGGCCGAGGGGCCAGGCCGCCTCCCGGGGCCGCCAGACGGAGCCGCGCCCcgcagagcagcctgggccaAGCGCCTGGCGCGGAGACTGCGAG GTCTGTGGGGTACAAGACTCATGGAAGAGAGCAACACCAGCAGAGAGCGGTACTTGAAAAGTGTTTTACGGGAGCTGATCACATACATGGTTTTCCTCGTGGTACTGTGTGTCT tgacttatgGGACAGTGAGTTCCAGTATGTACTATCATACAAGGGTTATGTCACAGCTCTTCCTGGAAACACCTGTGTCAAAAACGGAGAGAACTGATTTCAAAACTTTGTCCTCAATGGATGACTTCTGGAAG TTCACAGAAGGCCCTCTGCTGGATGGTCTTTACTGGGAGATGTGGTACAACAACGAAACCAtggcagaaaacaaaagctTCATTTATTATGAGAACCTGCTCCTAGGGGTGCCTCGCATTCGGCAGCTGAAAGTCAGAAATGGTTCATGCTCCATACCTGAAGATTTAAAGGATGAAATCAAAGACTGCTATGATGTCTATTCTGTAGCTAATGAAGATACTGCTCCTTTTGGACTCCAGAATGGAACTGC CTGGACATACACCAGTGAGAAGGATTTGAATGGGAGCAGCCACTGGGGCTTGATTGCCACATACAGCGGGGCTGGTTATTACCAAGACCTCTCGAGGACCAGAGAAGTGACAGCTCTGCAGATTGCGAGCCTGAAGAAGAACCTGTGGCTGGACAGAGGGACCAGAGCAGCCTTCATTGATTTCTCTGTGTACAATGCAAACATCAACCTATTCTGCGTGGTCAA gtTGCTAGTGGAGTTTCCAGCCACTGGAGGCCTGGTTACATCTTGGCAGTTTCAGCCTGTGAGGCTGCTTCATTACATCTCCACTTTTGATTTTTTCCTGGCAGCCTGTGAAATGTCCTTCTGTCTTTTTGTTCTGTATTATATGGTGGAGGAGGTCTTAGAAATTCGCATTCATAGACTGCGCTACTTCAGAAGTCTTTGGAATTGCCTTGATATCCTTATCATTGTG CTGTCTGTGGTAGCTATAGGAATTAGCATCTATAGGACATCAACTGTTGATATGCTCCTGAAGAAGTTGCTGGAAGATCAGAACTCATTCCCCAATTTCGAACCCTTGGCATATTGGCAAATGCAGTTCAACAACATTGCTGCAGTCACTGTGTTTTTTGTCTGGATTAAG ctTTTCAAATTTGTTAACTTCAACAGAACAATGAGCCAGTTATCCACCACAATGTCTCGCTGCGTCAAAGATGTCATTGGCTTTGCCtttatgttttttattattttcttagcATATGCTCAGTTAGCCTACCTTGTCTTTGGCACTCAAATTGATGACTTCAGCACTTTCCAGGACTGCAT atttacTCAATTCCGCATCATTTTGGGAGACTTCAATTTCACAGAGGTTGAAGAAGCTAATCGAATTTTGGGACCCATTTATTTCACTACATTTGTGTTCTTTATGTTCTTCATTCTTTTG AACATGTTTTTGGCCATTATCAATGATACCTACTCTGAAGTCAAATCAGATATGGCACAACAGAAGGCAGAAATGGAATTGTCTGACCTTATCAGGAAG GGCTATAACAAAGCCATGATCAAACTTAAATTGAAGAAAACTACTGTTGATGACATTTCAGAAAGTCTGAGACAAGGTGGAGGAAAACTCAACTTTGATGAACTCCGGCAGGATCTCAAAGG GAAGGGCCACACGGATGCAGAGATTGAAGCAATATTTACCAAATACGATCAGGATGGGGACCAGGAATTGACAGAGCATGAACATCAGCAGATGAGAGATGATCTGGAGAAAGAGAGG GATCTGGACCTAAATAGGAGTTCTCTGCCACGTCATCTGAGCAGCCGCAGCTTCCTCCGGAGCTTGGATGACTccgaggaggatgaggatgaagacagtggacacagctccaggaggaggGGCAGCAGCTCTAGTGGGGTTTCCTATGAAGAGTTCCAAGT ACTCATGAGGCGGGTGGATCGCATGGAGCATTCCATTGGCAGTATTGTCTCCAAGATTGATGCCGTTATTGTGAAGCTGGAAGCCATGGAGAGGTCCAGGCTAAAAAGAAGAGATGTGTTGGGAAGGCTGTTAGATGGAGTGACAGAG GATGAAAGACTGGGCCGGGACAGTGAAATCCACAGGGAACAAATGGAGCGGCTGGTGCGAGAGGAGCTGGAGCGCTGGGAGTCAGATGATACGGCCTCCCAAATGAGCCATCGCCTGGGAACACCCCTGGGACTGAACGGCCAACCTCGCTCCAGGAACTCCCGGCCATCGTCTTCCCAGTCAGATGGTGTTgatgcaggagcaggaaatggGGGGAACAACATCCATGTGTAG